The Spiroplasma endosymbiont of Crioceris asparagi genome contains the following window.
ACTGTTGCAATGGGACCAATGGTATGTAAAATTTCACTGCAAGTTCAGTTACTAAAACTTCAATTTCCTGGATATTTGGGATCGCTATGTTCTTTAAACATTTCCACTGGTAATAACATAAAATTAAATATCAATGATGTTACAGAAATATAAGTTGCAACAGCCACTGAAAAATTAATATTTAATAGTTTCTTTTTGCCCTCTTTATCATGATTAAATGCAGAATAAAATAATCATCCACAAACCAGCATATTTGATTGAGTTGTAAAAAAAGAAAAGTAATGCACAACAAGAGAAGAATAATCATATTGACTATAAAAATTCTTATCATTATCTTGTTTGAAAATAATATCTGGATTTACTAATTGATAAATAAATTGATAAAAAACCGCAACAAAAATTAACGTTGCGATTATGAATTTATATCAAAATTTTCATTCTTTAAAAAATTGAAATTTTATTGTGAACACTTTTACCTCAGTTTAAATTATTTTTTAGTTTCTCATAAATTAATAATTTCATTTGCTAACAATAATATTGTTTCTGTATTTGATATTTGATCTTCAGCATGGATATATAAAACATTATACTCCACCCTTTCATTGTTTGCTTCTTTTGCAACAACATCTTGATGAAATTTTCTTGCCATGTCTAATTCTGAATGTGCATTCTTTAATATTTCATTTGCTTTTTCAATATTGTTTTTTTTAGCCTCACCAATTGCTTCAAAAGCTAATGTACTAGCTGATTTTGAAGCAGTAATAATTCCAAATGATATTTCTTCCCAATTCATATATTTATATCCTCTCTAGACCATTCCTAGTCTATATAGTTTTGCAAACTGACCATCCAGTTTGATTAACTCTGTAAAACTTCCTCTTTCAATAATATTTTTGTTTCTTCCTAAAACTAAAATTTCATCAACATTTTTAATTGTACTCAATCTATGAGCAATTGCAACCGTCATTCTTCCTTTTGAAAGTTCATCTAAAGATTTTTGAATTTCTTTTTCAACAACATTATCTAAAGCAGAAGTTGCTTCATCAAGAATTATTAATGAAGGATTTTTTAAAAACATTCTCGCAATAATTAATCTCTGTTTTTGTCCACCACTCAACATAAATCCGCGTTCACCCAAAATGGTGTCATAACCATCAGATAGTTTTAAAACAAACTCATGAAATGAAGCTTTTTTTGCAGCCTCAATAACTTGTTCCATTGTTCAGTCTTTAATTGAGTATGTTAAATTTTCTAAAACTGTTCCAAATAAAATTTGTGGTTCTTGGTCAACATATCCAACATGTTGTAAGTAATGTGATAAATCAATTTCTTTTAAATCAATACCATTAACTTTTACAACACCTTTGTAAGGATCATATAGTCTTAATAACAACTTAGAAATAGTTGATTTTCCTATACCTGATTCTCCAACAAAAGCATATGATTTTCCTTTTTTAAAAGTGAAATTAAAATTTTCGATAATTGTTTTTTGACCATCATCTTCAGGATAAACAAATGTAATATCTTCAAGTTTGATTTCTTCTATTTCATCAATTGGTTTTTTAGCTTTTGTAAAATCTAATATTGACTTAGGATCAATGATTTGTTTTAAACGAAGACAACAATTACAAAATCTCGTTAAACTTCGAATTGTGATTGGAAGTTGTTGAATTGATCATGCCATCATCATTGAAATCATTAAAAATGAAGTAATTAATGAAGCAATTTGTACATTTGGGTCATCTTTTCTAAAAATAACAATAAAAGCAATTGACAATGTTGGTATTGCAGTTCCAGCTAAAACTGAAATTACATTAATAAATGATCCATATCATATTGTTGTATTTACTTTTTTACCTCAATAATCATGAAGTTTATGAAAATTTTTAACTTCTTCATTTTCATTTCCTGTAGCTTTGATTAATCTAACATTAACAATTTTATCAGTCATGATCGAATCAACATTTAATCTTGTTTCCATAGCAACAATCAAACTTCTTCGATAATAAATAAACACTAATCAAGTAATAATAAATAATACAAAAAATATTCCTGTTACAAATGCTGCTAATTCTACATCAATTAAAAATAAACTTGCGATTAAGAAAATGTTTAAGAAAACTGTATAAACAAAGTTAACAATAAAGTTCATAAATGTTTCGGCTCCAGCATTAGAATCACCCATAATTTTTGCCATTGTTTCACCTAGACGGTTTTTTGAATAATAACTCATATCAATTTCAACTAGGTTAACAAGTGCTTGCATTCTTAATCCTACTTCAATAATTTTTTGTGATCTAAATCCAATATAATCTAAAAAAAACTCTAAAATTACGGTCATTCCATAAACCGCTAAATTAACATAAATTCATTCTTTTCAATTAAGTGCTGTTCCAAAAAATGTTTTACCACCATTTGAATTTAGGGTGTTTAAAGAGTCAACTAAACTTTTAATTGTAAACGGTGTTATGGCTAAAGTTAATACTTCTGCAAAGCAAACAAAAACATACATGAAAAACAAAAATTTGTGATCTTTCATAATGTCTTTAACCATCATGAAACCATCTCACATTTTGCTGAATTTAAATGCTCTTACACTGTCAAATTTTTTTCTAGTCACTTCTTTATCCTCATTAATATAATAAAATTATTTTTTATTTTTTTAAATTAATATTTGCTTGTAATTGTTTAATAAACTCTTTAACAGATAATTCATTTGTATTTTTTTCACCATACAAACGATATGCTACATTTTGTGATTTCAATTCTTTTTCGCCCAATATCACTTGATAAGGAACTTTCTTAATTTGTGCTTCTCTTATTTTATAACTAAGTCTTTCATCGCGATTATCAATAAATGTTCTAATTCCTTGAACTTTTAATTCATTTCTTATAGCTACAGCATATTCATTAAAATCTTCACTTACCGGAATAATTTGGACTTGAACTGGTGCAAGTCATAAAGGAAGTACACCTTTAGTTTGTTCTAGCAAGATTGAAATAAATCTTTCATAAGTTCCTATTAATCCTCTATGAATCATAACAGCTCTTTCAAGATTATGATTTTTACCAATATAATTTACATCAAATTTTTTAGGTAATAAGAAATCTAGTTGAATTGTTGAAACAGTAATTTCGTGACCTAACATAGTTTTTGCTTGAATGTCTAATTTGGGTCCATAAAAAGCTGCTTCTCCAATCATTTTTTTGTAATTAATTCCTAATTCATTTAAAACTTCTTCTAATTGTTTTTCAGCATCATTTCACATTGCTTCATCTTGATAATATTTTTCTTTGTCTTTTGGGTCTCTTAAAGATAAAGATAAATAACTAATATCAATTTTAAAAGTATCTAAAACTTCTTTTATTAATTTATAACAATGTTTAAACTCTTGTTTAATTTGATCTGGTCTAGCAAAAATATGTGAATCAGTTAATTCCATTGATCTAACACGTTCTAAACCAACTAATGCACCCGATGCTTCATAACGATATAATGAAGCATGTTCTGCAATTCTTAAAGGTAATTCTTTATATGTTCTTGGTTTATATTTAAATACTTGAATGTGGTGTGGGCAAGCCATCGGTCTTAAAACACATTGTTCTTTTGGTAAATCCATTGGAGCAAACATGTCGTCTTTGTAATGATCTCAATGTCCAGAAATTTTATAAAGTTCTGAGGTTCCAATATTTGGTGTATCAACTTGTACAAAGTCATATTCAAATTCTTTTGCTTTTAAATAATTTTTAATTTGTTCTTTAATTATTGTTCCATTTGGTAACCAAATTGGCAACCCTTGACCAATTAGTGGATTGATAGTAAAAATATCTAATTGTTTACCAATTAGTCTATGATCAGATTGCTCTCTTAATTCAATTTCTGCTTTAATATTTTTAATTTCTTCAGCACTCCCACAAAGAGCATGAATTTTTTGTAACATTTCATTGTTTGCATCACCAAGTCAATATTCACCTGTTAAATTTATTAATTCAATTTGTTTTAAGTTAACTGGATTTTCTAGATAAGCATATGTTGCTACAAAGTAATAGTTATTATATTTTGCAACTGAAAATAGATTGTTTTTAGCTTCTTGTAAAATAAAATCAACATACTCTTTATTGTTATAAAAGTCATTTAATTCTTTTTTATATTTATTTAAATCATTTGATACAAACTCAATTTTTGTACCTGATTTTAATAATTTATTAATTTCTTTTTGCACATCTTTTAGATTTTCAATTTTAATTCTATCTTTTAATAAAAAAGATGCACCAGTTTCCATATCATCTTTTTTTGTTTCATACATCGAAGAAATTATCGAGTTTTGATATAAATTTTTAATTGCGCATTGAATCAAAATTTTTGCTGAGTATTTTTTAATTTCATTTTTTAATTCTGATTTATCAGTAATTATTTCTAATTTTGCATCCTGTGAAATTAGAAAATTTGCAGGCACAATCTTTTCATTAACAATTCCCCCCAAACAAACTTTTCCCAAACTAGTAGAAATTGTTTTTGCTATTTCAATTACTGAAATGGGTGCTTTAAATTCTAAATTTTTTCCATCTAATAATAATATTTTCATAATGCTCTCACTTTTTATATATATATTATCATAATAAAAAAAACTTGGTTTTCACCAAGTTTTGATATTATTCATAAAATATATAAACACATGAAATATTAGGAGTTTTGCTTGCTATGTTAATCTATTTTTTCTTTTTTATACTTTGTAGTTTCCTACATTCTTATTATAAATTAAAATTTCCAAAAAAATCAAGTTTTTTGGAAAAATTTTTTATAATTTAATTTCTTTAATATTGTCATTGTGTACAAATAAAATTGTTTCGCCTTTTTTAGCTCCTCATTTTAAAGCAACTTCTTTAATTTGAGAATCATTTTTTTTGAAGCCATCAAAGTCATTTGTGTGGTTCATGAAGATTGAATGTCATACACCAAAAGCATTTTCTAATTTTTCATCAGAAGTAACACCTAAGATAGTTACGTTTGGTCTAAATTTAGAAATTGTTTTTAATAGTTGTCCAGTTTTTGAAGCAACAACTGCATATTCATATTTTCCATCAATTGCCATGTTTGCTAATTTTTCAGCAATAACCGCTCTTGGACCTTTTGAAGTAGCTTTTGCATCTTCAAGTTGTTTTGCATAGTATAGTTTGTTATAAAATTCTACTTCTGCTCTTTGACAAATTGTTGCCATAGTTTTAACAGTAATAAATGGGAAATCTCCATTTGCTGATTCTCCAGATAACATTGTTGAATCAGATCCTAATTCAGTTGCATAATAAACATCTGTCACTTCTGCTCTTGTTGGTTGAGGATTGTCAGTCATTGATTCTAACATTTGTGTAGCAACAATAACTATTTTTCCTTGTTCACGACATTTTCTAATAATTTGTTTTTCTCAGTAAGGTACTTCAAAGTATGGAATTTCTAATCCTAGATCTCCACGAGCAATCATGATTCCATCTGATGCATCGATAATTGAATCAATATTATCAATTCCTACTTGTGATTCAATTTTTGAAATAATTTGAATGTGTTCAGCGTTTTTTTCTTTTAAGATTGTTCTAATTTGATTTACATCTTTTGCAGAGTTTACAAATGATGCAGCAATATAATCAATACCATTTTCAATTCCGAATTTAATATCATTAATATCTTTTTCTGCTAAGAATGGTAGTGAAAATTCAATACCTGGTAAGTTAACTCTTTTGTTGTTTTTTACCACGTGGCTGTTAAATGCTTTACAA
Protein-coding sequences here:
- a CDS encoding Pr6Pr family membrane protein, giving the protein MFTIKFQFFKEWKFWYKFIIATLIFVAVFYQFIYQLVNPDIIFKQDNDKNFYSQYDYSSLVVHYFSFFTTQSNMLVCGWLFYSAFNHDKEGKKKLLNINFSVAVATYISVTSLIFNFMLLPVEMFKEHSDPKYPGNWSFSNWTCSEILHTIGPIATVVYILLFMNFENHCLSTKLYLKKQFPKILVYPLIYGIYILIRNEIRVASNKPRVTNTPYFFMDVRQNIIWFFLSLMIIVFILISFSILYNFVIKKRLNK
- a CDS encoding PTS lactose/cellobiose transporter subunit IIA; this encodes MNWEEISFGIITASKSASTLAFEAIGEAKKNNIEKANEILKNAHSELDMARKFHQDVVAKEANNERVEYNVLYIHAEDQISNTETILLLANEIINLWETKK
- a CDS encoding ABC transporter ATP-binding protein, encoding MTRKKFDSVRAFKFSKMWDGFMMVKDIMKDHKFLFFMYVFVCFAEVLTLAITPFTIKSLVDSLNTLNSNGGKTFFGTALNWKEWIYVNLAVYGMTVILEFFLDYIGFRSQKIIEVGLRMQALVNLVEIDMSYYSKNRLGETMAKIMGDSNAGAETFMNFIVNFVYTVFLNIFLIASLFLIDVELAAFVTGIFFVLFIITWLVFIYYRRSLIVAMETRLNVDSIMTDKIVNVRLIKATGNENEEVKNFHKLHDYWGKKVNTTIWYGSFINVISVLAGTAIPTLSIAFIVIFRKDDPNVQIASLITSFLMISMMMAWSIQQLPITIRSLTRFCNCCLRLKQIIDPKSILDFTKAKKPIDEIEEIKLEDITFVYPEDDGQKTIIENFNFTFKKGKSYAFVGESGIGKSTISKLLLRLYDPYKGVVKVNGIDLKEIDLSHYLQHVGYVDQEPQILFGTVLENLTYSIKDWTMEQVIEAAKKASFHEFVLKLSDGYDTILGERGFMLSGGQKQRLIIARMFLKNPSLIILDEATSALDNVVEKEIQKSLDELSKGRMTVAIAHRLSTIKNVDEILVLGRNKNIIERGSFTELIKLDGQFAKLYRLGMV
- the thrS gene encoding threonine--tRNA ligase: MKILLLDGKNLEFKAPISVIEIAKTISTSLGKVCLGGIVNEKIVPANFLISQDAKLEIITDKSELKNEIKKYSAKILIQCAIKNLYQNSIISSMYETKKDDMETGASFLLKDRIKIENLKDVQKEINKLLKSGTKIEFVSNDLNKYKKELNDFYNNKEYVDFILQEAKNNLFSVAKYNNYYFVATYAYLENPVNLKQIELINLTGEYWLGDANNEMLQKIHALCGSAEEIKNIKAEIELREQSDHRLIGKQLDIFTINPLIGQGLPIWLPNGTIIKEQIKNYLKAKEFEYDFVQVDTPNIGTSELYKISGHWDHYKDDMFAPMDLPKEQCVLRPMACPHHIQVFKYKPRTYKELPLRIAEHASLYRYEASGALVGLERVRSMELTDSHIFARPDQIKQEFKHCYKLIKEVLDTFKIDISYLSLSLRDPKDKEKYYQDEAMWNDAEKQLEEVLNELGINYKKMIGEAAFYGPKLDIQAKTMLGHEITVSTIQLDFLLPKKFDVNYIGKNHNLERAVMIHRGLIGTYERFISILLEQTKGVLPLWLAPVQVQIIPVSEDFNEYAVAIRNELKVQGIRTFIDNRDERLSYKIREAQIKKVPYQVILGEKELKSQNVAYRLYGEKNTNELSVKEFIKQLQANINLKK
- the pyk gene encoding pyruvate kinase, producing the protein MKIHDFTGKVKRTKLITTLGPSTHSKENIKELFDNGMTTVRLNFSHADFEEHGARIKWVKDLRKEINKPISILLDTKGPEIRVGKFANGKQEIKQNAIVTIYTNPDDFSTKECKENEIQMSYDMSKDIKKGDLVLIDDGKLTMHVTEVKKQVVICKAFNSHVVKNNKRVNLPGIEFSLPFLAEKDINDIKFGIENGIDYIAASFVNSAKDVNQIRTILKEKNAEHIQIISKIESQVGIDNIDSIIDASDGIMIARGDLGLEIPYFEVPYWEKQIIRKCREQGKIVIVATQMLESMTDNPQPTRAEVTDVYYATELGSDSTMLSGESANGDFPFITVKTMATICQRAEVEFYNKLYYAKQLEDAKATSKGPRAVIAEKLANMAIDGKYEYAVVASKTGQLLKTISKFRPNVTILGVTSDEKLENAFGVWHSIFMNHTNDFDGFKKNDSQIKEVALKWGAKKGETILFVHNDNIKEIKL